From one Perca flavescens isolate YP-PL-M2 chromosome 4, PFLA_1.0, whole genome shotgun sequence genomic stretch:
- the c4h1orf159 gene encoding uncharacterized protein C1orf159 homolog encodes MALSFLLVLAATVILIRPETPVTKALHQNSLECCGEKQKVNNSCSNDTHCEPGCFLRVLDNSNTVCIFCDSAAVDLENITVCTYNYTMERKNHTTVTTVIPKIGGPGVAASLLLGTLLISLFLILSVASFFYLKRSNRLPGIFYRRDKAFMFQPSETAVMIPSSTVRKPRYVRRERPSATSTLNNDTVPTTSTTQVYNV; translated from the exons ATGGCTCTGTCATTCCTTTTGGTCTTGGCTGCAACTGTGATTCTTATCAGACCCGAGACACCTGTAACTAAG GCTTTACATCAGAACTCACTTGAGTGCTGTGGCGAGAAACAGAAAGTGAACAATTCATGTTCAAACGACACACACTGTGAACCAG GATGCTTCTTGCGTGTCCTTGACAACAGCAACACTGTTTGCATATTCTGTGACTCCGCGGCTGTGGATTTGGAGAACATAACAGTCTGCACTTACA ACTATACAATGGAGAGGAAAAATCACACAACCGTAACTACTGTCATTCCTAAAATTG GAGGGCCAGGTGTGGCAGCCTCGCTTCTTCTGGGAACACTGTTGATCAGCCTGTTCCTGATCCTCTCCGTAGCCTCCTTTTTCTACCTCAAACGCTCCAACCGACTCCCGGGCATCTTTTACCGCCGCGACAAAG CCTTCATGTTCCAACCAAGTGAGACA GCTGTCATGATCCCCTCCTCGACCG TGAGGAAGCCAAGATATGTCCGAAGGGAGCGGCCCTCTGCAACATCAACACTGAATAATGACACGGTACCCACCACATCCACCACCCAGGTCTACAATGTgtag
- the ccdc36 gene encoding interactor of HORMAD1 protein 1 isoform X1: MNHTRNIKEMLSIPTGSSNRNMSTSGYSSFTDSQVFFGSQFWPENSQGMSQDMSLSARTSQQSSQEGSDPKFSSSYHTKPFLFGELKDKSKAFGILDKFEEDRKKAKEKTDGDLLAKECFSFQETLNNIQQLVAGTEKNTAVCQTVLANVDNFASTLHNNLNSLQCDISQQFETFLNKVNSQKEMMTELEERVQKSGDTTAELGSNMQSLKNSLECLREEQERERNMLEETLKLLTTLVSKHSAKPSPERVTDTAIQTSPGLEQPFSNILQENKLESTQLTCNSYNHEHNPAKVLPQGPSFVAGKRKFTQRSNRRRKKRPLVLSQRNKRIVTNENSRPLVNCGKQQNVSTPLCERRDPNTVTSQNREARSIAEGCFITPLSCWSQDSNSSVCLAGIEPVLEKLSSESETGTPMEPEGFWQLFDMDYNVGF, encoded by the exons ATGAATCATACAAGGAACATAAAAGAAATGCTGAGCATACCAACTGGAAGCAG CAACAGAAATATGTCCACTAGCGGCTACTCCAGTTTCACAGACTCTCAGGTATTCTTTGGGTCTCAGTTTTGGCCTGAAAATTCTCAAGGCATGTCTCAAGATATGAGTTTGTCAGCCAGGACATCCCAACAAAGTTCACAAGAG ggAAGTGACCCAAAGTTTTCAAGCAGTTATCACACTAAACCCTTCCTATTTGGAGAATTAAAGGACAAGAGCAAAGCCTTTGGAATACTAGATAAATTTGAAGAGGACAGGAAAAaggcaaaagaaaaaactgaCGG TGATCTTTTAGCCAAAGAATGTTTCAGTTTTCAAGAAACTCTCAACAAT ATCCAACAACTGGTTGCTGGCACAGAGAAAAATACTGCTGTGTGCCAAACAGTCCTTGCGAATGTTGACAATTTTGCATCAACAT TGCACAATAATCTTAACAGTCTTCAGTGTGACATTTCCCAGCAGTTTGAGACTTTTTTGAATAAAGTGAACTCCCAGAAGGAGATGATGACTGAACTGGAGGAGAGGGTGCAAAAG AGTGGGGACACCACAGCAGAACTTGGTTCAAATATGCAAAGCTTAAAGAATAGTTTGGAGTGTCTGAGAGAGGAGCAGGAGAGAGAACGAAACATGCTTGAAGAGACTCTGAAGCTGCTCACCACCTTAGTCTCGAAGCACTCGGCCAAACCCAGCCCtgagagagtgacagacacTGCCATCCAGACATCACCAGGGCTGGAGCAGCCTTTCTCCAACATCCTGCAGGAGAACAAGCTTGAAAGCACACAGCTTACATGTAACTCATACAACCATGAGCACAATCCGGCTAAAGTTCTCCCTCAGGGTCCCAGCTTTGTCGCAGGAAAGAGGAAATTCACTCAGAGAAGCAATAGAAGGCGCAAAAAGAGGCCGCTGGTGCTCTCACAAAGGAATAAGCGCATTGTGACGAATGAAAACAGTCGACCCCTCGTGAACTGTGGCAAACAACAAAACGTTTCAACACCTCTCTGCGAGCGCCGTGATCCGAACACGGTAACCAGCCAAAACAGGGAGGCGAGATCTATAGCTGAAGGATGTTTCATCACCCCTCTCAGCTGCTGGTCTCAGGACAGCAACAGCTCTGTGTGCCTTGCAGGAATCGAGCCCGTCTTAGAGAAGCTCTCATCTGAGTCCGAGACAGGGACCCCGATGGAACCCGAAGGGTTCTGGCAGTTGTTTGACATGGATTACAATGTAGGCTTTTAG
- the ccdc36 gene encoding interactor of HORMAD1 protein 1 isoform X2, with protein MNHTRNIKEMLSIPTGSRNMSTSGYSSFTDSQVFFGSQFWPENSQGMSQDMSLSARTSQQSSQEGSDPKFSSSYHTKPFLFGELKDKSKAFGILDKFEEDRKKAKEKTDGDLLAKECFSFQETLNNIQQLVAGTEKNTAVCQTVLANVDNFASTLHNNLNSLQCDISQQFETFLNKVNSQKEMMTELEERVQKSGDTTAELGSNMQSLKNSLECLREEQERERNMLEETLKLLTTLVSKHSAKPSPERVTDTAIQTSPGLEQPFSNILQENKLESTQLTCNSYNHEHNPAKVLPQGPSFVAGKRKFTQRSNRRRKKRPLVLSQRNKRIVTNENSRPLVNCGKQQNVSTPLCERRDPNTVTSQNREARSIAEGCFITPLSCWSQDSNSSVCLAGIEPVLEKLSSESETGTPMEPEGFWQLFDMDYNVGF; from the exons ATGAATCATACAAGGAACATAAAAGAAATGCTGAGCATACCAACTGGAAGCAG AAATATGTCCACTAGCGGCTACTCCAGTTTCACAGACTCTCAGGTATTCTTTGGGTCTCAGTTTTGGCCTGAAAATTCTCAAGGCATGTCTCAAGATATGAGTTTGTCAGCCAGGACATCCCAACAAAGTTCACAAGAG ggAAGTGACCCAAAGTTTTCAAGCAGTTATCACACTAAACCCTTCCTATTTGGAGAATTAAAGGACAAGAGCAAAGCCTTTGGAATACTAGATAAATTTGAAGAGGACAGGAAAAaggcaaaagaaaaaactgaCGG TGATCTTTTAGCCAAAGAATGTTTCAGTTTTCAAGAAACTCTCAACAAT ATCCAACAACTGGTTGCTGGCACAGAGAAAAATACTGCTGTGTGCCAAACAGTCCTTGCGAATGTTGACAATTTTGCATCAACAT TGCACAATAATCTTAACAGTCTTCAGTGTGACATTTCCCAGCAGTTTGAGACTTTTTTGAATAAAGTGAACTCCCAGAAGGAGATGATGACTGAACTGGAGGAGAGGGTGCAAAAG AGTGGGGACACCACAGCAGAACTTGGTTCAAATATGCAAAGCTTAAAGAATAGTTTGGAGTGTCTGAGAGAGGAGCAGGAGAGAGAACGAAACATGCTTGAAGAGACTCTGAAGCTGCTCACCACCTTAGTCTCGAAGCACTCGGCCAAACCCAGCCCtgagagagtgacagacacTGCCATCCAGACATCACCAGGGCTGGAGCAGCCTTTCTCCAACATCCTGCAGGAGAACAAGCTTGAAAGCACACAGCTTACATGTAACTCATACAACCATGAGCACAATCCGGCTAAAGTTCTCCCTCAGGGTCCCAGCTTTGTCGCAGGAAAGAGGAAATTCACTCAGAGAAGCAATAGAAGGCGCAAAAAGAGGCCGCTGGTGCTCTCACAAAGGAATAAGCGCATTGTGACGAATGAAAACAGTCGACCCCTCGTGAACTGTGGCAAACAACAAAACGTTTCAACACCTCTCTGCGAGCGCCGTGATCCGAACACGGTAACCAGCCAAAACAGGGAGGCGAGATCTATAGCTGAAGGATGTTTCATCACCCCTCTCAGCTGCTGGTCTCAGGACAGCAACAGCTCTGTGTGCCTTGCAGGAATCGAGCCCGTCTTAGAGAAGCTCTCATCTGAGTCCGAGACAGGGACCCCGATGGAACCCGAAGGGTTCTGGCAGTTGTTTGACATGGATTACAATGTAGGCTTTTAG